The genomic DNA TTTTGCATCTTTTCATGTATTGCTTTAATTGTTAACTAAATAAATTATATACCAAGTGAAAACTTGATATCGGAATTTTTAAAAACACATTTTATATCATAGGCCTTTTTGTTTTAATTAAAAAAATCTTGCCGTAGTTCTTGGAGAACTGAGTACAATTAGGAGAGGGTAAAAGAGATTATTATATTGTTGGTTCAATAGAAAATCAGAGAGAAAAACTGATCTTGCTAAAATTGCGATCAAATATCACATTTCTTTAATAAGGATTTGGTTCTTCGTCAATTTAGAGGTAACGCCCAACAATCAAAGTTCAATATATGAAGAGGTTTAAATGAATTTTGAAAACAGAAAATGACATGTTTCTTCATGTAGCCGAATAGCAGAATATAAGTAAATTAAGGGTTCCTAAATTGATAAAGAACCAAAAACTGTTATATAAATTGCCCGTTGAGGTGGCAAGAACTGATTTTCTGCAAAACCAAAATCTTGATTGTTTATTTACTGTTAAATATATTAATCTTAATAATATTTATTTTTATGTTCATGTTTTTTGTTTAACTTTACAGCCGATATAAGATACTATAACAAGGAAAGATCATCTTGTATTGAAATATTTAGATGTGTTTTTGATAAATATTTATTTATAATACTTTTGCATTATATAATTGTACTCAGTTCTCCAAGAACTATGGTAAGAGCTTTTTCAGAATAGAAGAATCTGGTCTCACTCATTAGGTATTTCTGTTTGGCTAAAATTTATTTGGACAGAAAGAAATTAGAGGTTTATGAAACTCTTGTAGATATAAGCCTGAGGGAAGTTTTAGGGAAAAGTATTGAAAGATACTGATGCAATACAGGGAAATCACACCGAAAACCCATCAAGTGTAAAATCATCTCTATAAAGATTTTGCAAAATAACCATCATGTAATCATAGTTTCTCTTTAGATGTTGTTGGGAGTGGCTTGTAGTGTTTTTATCAAAATCATAAGATATAAAATCATTTTTAGAAATGGTGTCTGTGAAGAAATCGTTTCCTTTGAAAACAAAGTCATGCTATTAACAGATTAAATCGCAACGATATGAAAAAGACAGCTTTATTGCTTCTGGTCGCTTTGGTCTTAGGATGGGCGGGATGTTCGTCCGATTCGACCGTCGAAGTGAAGAACCTCCGGTTGGAGATGAAAGAAAATCCATTGGGAATCAATGTGACGCAACCCCGCTTTTCCTGGCAGATTGCTTCCGGCAAACCGGACTTGAAGCAGACGGCCTATCAGATACAGGTGGCTGCTTCTCCTGAACAATTGGAATCCGGTGACGGGCTTTTGTGGGATTCGGGTGTGGTCCGTTCGGACGAGTCGGTACTGGTTCCGTATGCCGGGAAAGCCCTGGAATCGGGAAAACCTTACTATTGGCGTGTGAAATTGACGACCAACCAGGGGGATACTCCCTGGAGCGATGCCGGTAGCTGGTCAATGGCCTTGCTCGATGATTCGGAATGGAAAGCGACCTGGATCGGCGAAGATTCCCTCTCCAATCCGGGTGAGGAGGTAGGTGTGGCCGGTGGAAACAATAAAACACGCTTGGCCGCCCGATATCTGCGTAAAGAGTTTACGACGGATAGGGCGGTGGAAAGAGCCGTCTTGTATATTTCCGGTCTTGGCTCGTATGAGGCTTACCTGAACGGAAAGAAAGTCAGCGAGGACGTGTTTGCCCCGATGCCGTCCCTGTATTATAAACGTATATATTATAATGTATATGATGTGACAGCTTTGATGGCTTCCGACAAGAATACATTGGGAGTGATTTTGGGGAACGGCCGTTTCTTCTCTATGCGTAATCCGGGAATGAAAACATTCGGCTTGCCTCGTTTGCTTGCGCAACTTCGGATCGAATATGCAGACGGGTCGCAAGCGACGGTCGTCAGTGATACGTCTTGGAAAATCACCTCGAAAGGACCGATCGTCGCAAATAACGAGTTTGATGGCGAAGAATATGATGCCCGCCTCGAGATGGAAGGTTGGAACACGAACGGTTTCGACGACGGCGCATGGAAAACTCCCGATGTGATGGAGGCTCCTGCGGGCAAACTGACAGCACAGCAGAACCCGAATATCCGCGTACAGGAAACGTTGAAGCCGGTAGCCGTTTTTGATCGTCCCGATGGAAAGTATATCCTGGACATGGGGCAGAACATGGTCGGTTGGCTCTCTGTTAACCTGAAAGGAAAGAAAGGTAAACCCGTATCGATGAAGTTTGCCGAATTGTTGCAGAAAGACGGCTCGCTCTATCTGGCCAATCTGCGTACTGCGCAGGTGACCGACATTTATACTCCGGCTGAAGACGGTGATTTCAGTTGGCAACCCCGTTTCGTTTATCATGGTTTCCGTTTTGTGGAAGTTTCGGGACTCGATTATAAACCGGAACTGTCCGCGTTTACCGGACATGTCATTTATGACGAGATGGCGACAACCGGGCGTTTTGAAACATCCAACCCGCTGGTCAACCAGATCCATAAGAACTCTTATTGGGGAATCCGTAGTAATTATCGCGGGATGCCGACCGACTGCCCGCAACGTGACGAACGTCTCGGCTGGTTGGGCGACCGTGCGACAGGCGCTTACGGCGAAGCCTTTATTTTCAATAATGCCCAGCTGTATAACAAATGGTTGCAGGATATCGAGGACTCCATGAGCCCGGAAGGAAGCATCTCGGATGTCTCCCCGAATTACTGGACGATCTATGCCGATGACGTGACCTGGCCGTCTGCCTTCTTCTATGTGGCGGATATGCTGTACCGCCAGTTCGGCGACGACAGCGCGATCCGTGCCCATTATCCGGCCATGAAACGCTGGATGGCGCATATGGAAGAGGCGACCATGAAGGACTATATCATGACGAAAGACCAGTATGGCGACTGGTGCATGCCTCCCGAATCGCAAGAACTGATCCATTCCAAGGATCCTGCCCGCAAGACGGACGGCGCTATTCTCAGCACGACTGTCTATTATGATTTGCTGAACAAGATGATCGGCTTCGCCCGTATCTGCGGACAGGATGCCGATATCTCCGGCTACGAATCCTTGGCCGCTAAAATAAAGGCGGCTTATAATGCCAAATTCTTTAATAAGGAAACGGCGGAGTATGGCAATAATACGGTTACGGCCAACATTCTCTCATTGCGTCTCGGACTTGTGCCGGAAGGATATGAAGGGAAAGTTTTCAGTAATATTGTGAAAAAGACGGAGGAGGATTTTAACGGACATGTAAGTACCGGAGTCTTGGGAATCCAGCATCTGATGCGCGGACTGACCGAGTACGGGCGGGTCGATATGGCCTATAAGATCCTGACGAACGAGACTTATCCGAGTTGGGGATATATGATTAAGAACGGTGCGACAACCATCTGGGAACTTTGGAACGGCGATACGGCTGATCCGGCCATGAATTCTGCCAACCATGTGATGTTGCTTGGTGACCTGCTGATCTGGTACTACGAAGACCTGGCCGGCATCAAATGCGCTCCCGATGCAGTCGGTTTCAAGAAACTGGTGATGGAACCTGTTTTCCCCGATGGCCTTGACGAAGTTTCCGCCTCGTACGGTTCGGTCTATGGAGAGATCAAGAGCGCATGGACTAAGAAGGGAGGCGACTTTAGCTGGGATATCACTTTGCCGGGCAATACGTCGGCGATCGTCCGGATTCCGAAGAAATACAATGTGACGGTCGGTAACTTGCCGGGTGTGCGCAGAGTTTCGGCAACGGAAGGATATATGGAAGTCGAGATCGGTTCGGGAAGCTATCATTTTGGAAAATAGTTTCGAAAAGATTTGGATGATATATCAAGAAACCGTAATTTTGCACTCTGAATTCTGCAGGAGGTAAACAAGTGATGCTTAGAAGTGTATCCACCTCCGGGACATAACCTGTTTAAATATAAAAAAGACAGATGTACGTAATCGTAGAAATTAACGGACAGCAGTTCAAGGCTGAAGAAGGAAAGAAGTTGTTCGTTCATCACATTCAGAACGCTGAAAGCGGTGCTGTTGTG from Parabacteroides merdae ATCC 43184 includes the following:
- a CDS encoding alpha-L-rhamnosidase; the protein is MKKTALLLLVALVLGWAGCSSDSTVEVKNLRLEMKENPLGINVTQPRFSWQIASGKPDLKQTAYQIQVAASPEQLESGDGLLWDSGVVRSDESVLVPYAGKALESGKPYYWRVKLTTNQGDTPWSDAGSWSMALLDDSEWKATWIGEDSLSNPGEEVGVAGGNNKTRLAARYLRKEFTTDRAVERAVLYISGLGSYEAYLNGKKVSEDVFAPMPSLYYKRIYYNVYDVTALMASDKNTLGVILGNGRFFSMRNPGMKTFGLPRLLAQLRIEYADGSQATVVSDTSWKITSKGPIVANNEFDGEEYDARLEMEGWNTNGFDDGAWKTPDVMEAPAGKLTAQQNPNIRVQETLKPVAVFDRPDGKYILDMGQNMVGWLSVNLKGKKGKPVSMKFAELLQKDGSLYLANLRTAQVTDIYTPAEDGDFSWQPRFVYHGFRFVEVSGLDYKPELSAFTGHVIYDEMATTGRFETSNPLVNQIHKNSYWGIRSNYRGMPTDCPQRDERLGWLGDRATGAYGEAFIFNNAQLYNKWLQDIEDSMSPEGSISDVSPNYWTIYADDVTWPSAFFYVADMLYRQFGDDSAIRAHYPAMKRWMAHMEEATMKDYIMTKDQYGDWCMPPESQELIHSKDPARKTDGAILSTTVYYDLLNKMIGFARICGQDADISGYESLAAKIKAAYNAKFFNKETAEYGNNTVTANILSLRLGLVPEGYEGKVFSNIVKKTEEDFNGHVSTGVLGIQHLMRGLTEYGRVDMAYKILTNETYPSWGYMIKNGATTIWELWNGDTADPAMNSANHVMLLGDLLIWYYEDLAGIKCAPDAVGFKKLVMEPVFPDGLDEVSASYGSVYGEIKSAWTKKGGDFSWDITLPGNTSAIVRIPKKYNVTVGNLPGVRRVSATEGYMEVEIGSGSYHFGK